Within Topomyia yanbarensis strain Yona2022 chromosome 2, ASM3024719v1, whole genome shotgun sequence, the genomic segment GGTCTTTTACCAGGGCACGTACGCTCAAGCATTGAACGATGCCAAACGCGAGCTCAAGTTTTTGCTAGTCTATCTGCATTCCGAATCCAGCACTGATGCGAACAATTTTTGTCGAGACACATTGTCCAACACTCAGGTCGTTGAATATGTCAATCGACGGATGTTGTTCTGGGCATGCGACATATCATCTCCGGAAGGTTACCGTGTGTCGCACTCCATACATGCTCGAACCTACCCGGTGCTGGTCATGATTGCCCTGAGGGCAAACAAAATGGTTATCATGGGTCGAATGGAAGGCCGGTGCACTGCCGAGGAACTGATACGGCGCATGGAAACAGTTGTGAACGATAATGAAATTTGGCTCAATCAAGCCCGACAGGACAGACTGGAAAGAGATCTCACACAAACACTGCGTCAGCAGCAGGACGAAGCGTACCAGATGTCGTTACGTGCAGATCAGGAAAAACAGCGCTTAAAACAGGAGGAGCGCGAGGCTGCCCAGCGTGTGCAGCAAGCAATCGAGGCGGAGCGGTTGGCCGAACAGCAAAGATTAGAGGATGTCGAGAGGCTCAAGATGGATTTGGCTTCACAAGTGCCTTCCGAGCCGGAACCGGGAGCTAGCGATACAATCAGCATAGTTTTCAAACTGCCCAGCGGTTTACGGTTAGAGCGCAGATTTCACTCGTCCAACACCCTCAAGGTTAGTTTGCTAGATAATGCTAGATATTTGTTGATCCGACATATGCTTTCGTTGTAGGACATTCACAATTTTATCTTCTGCCATCCGGATGCACCCGATTCGTTCGAGGTTACCACTAACTTCCCGAAGCGGGTTTTGCAGTGTGGTGCCAACGAAGGTAGCTCGAGCGGGCCACTTCCCACGCTGGTGGACGCAGGTTTGAAGAACCGCGAAGTGCTGTTTGTAGCCGATCTGGATGCCTAGGGTGCCTGGCCGCTGGATGGGATAACCGAACGAAGTAAGATGCGAACAGAGAGCGGATATGAGACTGGAAACAAGTTGAGTCAAGCGATAGTGACCGCGGTTTGTTAA encodes:
- the LOC131678934 gene encoding FAS-associated factor 2 translates to MDNEGMSNEQTEKVLQFQDITGLDDINVCRDILIRHQWDLEVAFQEHLNIREGRPSAYATESRAPQVVNDRFLQHVFSAQSGTNLPVPSGIGGVIGFVVNYVFNFCYSTLSSIVTAFLNLFKDRERIVTDPLGDVLKFIQNYNEKYPEHPVFYQGTYAQALNDAKRELKFLLVYLHSESSTDANNFCRDTLSNTQVVEYVNRRMLFWACDISSPEGYRVSHSIHARTYPVLVMIALRANKMVIMGRMEGRCTAEELIRRMETVVNDNEIWLNQARQDRLERDLTQTLRQQQDEAYQMSLRADQEKQRLKQEEREAAQRVQQAIEAERLAEQQRLEDVERLKMDLASQVPSEPEPGASDTISIVFKLPSGLRLERRFHSSNTLKDIHNFIFCHPDAPDSFEVTTNFPKRVLQCGANEGSSSGPLPTLVDAGLKNREVLFVADLDA